A single Pieris rapae chromosome 2, ilPieRapa1.1, whole genome shotgun sequence DNA region contains:
- the LOC110996480 gene encoding corticotropin-releasing factor-binding protein yields the protein MRTVFCLVALVFMCNGISGLLLPGLRYASRDAPLSWFSRVRRQPLLTHRVIDINQDCFMVTSEEGELFFKSPTDDPVVCGIYMIAEPDKRIQVTFNYLDVPCDNGGLVAWIDGWELNGQVWPADSWDDDRMIESCDRRPQRKLVSRQNAALIQYRVPARGKGFAVTIRHLKNTRPCNLMLFGAEGVYTLRNHGEAGNCSIIAISPTTVRVLDLNVGQTVKRDTLLEMETGTIHRCTKRGLPDYVDIGGASGLDHTRMEVFDSLCGLDSIEGHRPISIACEDTVVRLVSAGRYQNSITLAFSPLPMEHIEHADLICGLNDI from the exons GGATTACGGTACGCCTCAAGAGATGCGCCGTTGTCATGGTTCTCGAGAGTTCGACGGCAGCCACTTCTCACACATCGTGTCATAGATATAAATCAGG ATTGTTTCATGGTTACGTCTGAAGAGGGGGAGTTATTCTTCAAGTCACCGACCGATGACCCAGTGGTGTGCGGTATCTACATGATAGCTGAGCCCGATAAACGAATTCAGGTCACCTTCAACTACCTCGACGTGCCCTGCGATAATGGGGGACTTGTAGCG tggaTTGATGGATGGGAGTTAAACGGCCAAGTGTGGCCGGCGGATTCCTGGGATGATGATAGAATGATAGAGTCTTGTGACCGAAGACCACAACGTAAGCTTGTTTCGCGTCAGAATGCGGCTCTCATTCAATACCGAGTTCCAGCACGAGGAAAGGGCTTCGCTGTCACAATACGACATCTGAAGAACACACGAC CCTGCAATCTAATGTTGTTCGGCGCTGAAGGAGTGTACACACTACGCAACCACGGCGAGGCCGGAAACTGTTCTATCATAGCAATATCACCCACAACAGTTCGTGTACTGGACTTGAATGTTGGTCAGACGGTAAAAAGGGACACGCTACTAGAAATGGAGACCGGGACTATTCACCGA TGCACAAAGCGTGGCCTACCTGACTACGTGGACATTGGTGGTGCCAGCGGCCTTGACCACACTCGAATGGAAGTTTTCGACAGCTTGTGCGGTTTAGATTCTATTGAAG ggCATCGTCCAATCTCTATTGCGTGTGAGGACACTGTGGTTCGACTGGTCTCTGCTGGACGCTATCAAAACTCTATAACCCTAGCCTTTTCTCCATTGCCAATGGAACACATAGAACATGCTGACTTAATATGTggattaaatgatatttaa
- the LOC110996479 gene encoding acetylcholinesterase, translating into MTSQNRIVFTKLLLCCFVAAAWARSWANHHDTTTSTTHTTPTTSQLPKNFHNDPLIVETKSGLVKGYAKTVMGSEVHIFTGIPFAKPPLGPLRFRKPVPIEPWHGILEATSMPNSCYQERYEYFPGFEGEEMWNPNTNISEDCLYLNIWVPQHLRVRHHQDKPLAERPNVPILVWIYGGGYMSGTATLDLYKADIMAASSDVIVASMQYRVGAFGFLYLNKFFSPGSEEAPGNMGLWDQQLAIRWIKDNAQAFGGDPELITLFGESAGGGSVSLHMLSPEMKGLFKRGILQSGTLNAPWSWMTGQRAQEIGKVLIDDCNCNSSLLAADPSLVMDCMRGVDAKTISVQQWNSYTGILGFPSAPTVDGIFLPKDPETMMKEGYFHNTEVLLGSNQDEGTYFLLYDFLDYFEKDGPSFLQREKFLEIIDTIFKEFSKIKREAIVFQYTDWEEITDGYLNQKMIADVVGDYFFVCPTNYFAEVLADAEVDVYYYYFTHRTSTSLWGEWMGVMHGDEMEYVFGHPLNMSLQYHTRERDLAAHIMQSFTRFALTGKPHKPDEKWPLYSRSSPHYYTYTADGPSGPAAPRGPRASACAFWNDFLLKLDELEHVPCDGAVTGPYSSVAGTTLPIVLLTTLATTAAL; encoded by the exons ATGACTTCTCAGAATAGGAttgtatttactaaattaCTGTTGTGTTGTTTTGTGGCCGCGGCGTGGGCAAGATCATGGGCGAACCACCATGACACAACAACGTCAACAACCCATACTACTCCAACTACTAGTCAATTACCTAAAAACTTCCACAATGATCCGCTCATTGTTGAAACGAAAAGCGGTCTTGTCAAGGGCTACGCCAAAACTGTGATGGGTAGTGAAGTACATATATTCACAGGTATTCCCTTCGCTAAACCTCCACTAGGACCCCTGAGGTTTCGGAAACCTGTCCCCATAGAACCATGGCATGGCATCCTCGAAGCCACGTCCATGCCAAACAGTTGCTACCAAGAAAGATATGAATATTTCCCTGGTTTTGAAGGAGAAGAAATGTGGAATCCAAATACTAATATCTCGGAAGATTGTCTGTATTTAAACATCTGGGTACCACAGCATTTGCGAGTACGACATCATCAAGACAAGCCTTTGGCTGAAAGGCCCAATGTACCAATTCTTGTTTGGATATACGGTGGAGGGTACATGAGTGGTACAGCTACACTTGACCTCTATAAGGCAGACATAATGGCTGCATCTAGTGATGTAATAGTGGCGTCCATGCAATATAGGGTTGGCGCTtttggatttttatatttgaacaaATTCTTTTCCCCCGGTAGCGAAGAAGCCCCAGGGAACATGGGCTTATGGGATCAACAACTGGCTATTCGTTGGATCAAAGATAACGCACAAGCCTTCGGCGGCGATCCTGAGTTGATAACGTTGTTCGGGGAATCCGCTGGCGGCGGAAGCGTAAGTTTACACATGCTCTCTCCTGAAATGAAAGGATTGTTTAAAAGAGGAATATTGCAATCAGGGACCCTGAATGCACCGTGGAGTTGGATGACCGGTCAGCGTGCTCAGGAAATTGGAAAAGTTTTGATCGACGATTGCAACTGTAATAGCAGCCTTTTGGCGGCGGATCCGAGTCTAGTGATGGATTGCATGCGTGGAGTGGATGCTAAAACTATATCTGTTCAACAATGGAATTCATACACTGGCATATTAGGCTTTCCGTCTGCACCTACTGTTGATGGTATATTCCTTCCGAAAGATCCCGAAACAATGATGAAAGAGGGCTATTTTCATAATACCGAAGTGCTGCTGGGAAGCAATCAAGACGaag GAACGTACTTTTTGCTGTACGATTTTCTTGATTACTTCGAGAAAGATGGACCCAGTTTTCTTCAACGCGAAAAGTTCTTAGAAATCATAGACACAATTTTCAAAGAGTTCTCAAAGATAAAACGAGAAGCCATCGTGTTTCAA TACACCGACTGGGAGGAGATAACAGATGGTTATTTGAACCAAAAGATGATTGCAGATGTTGTTGGCGATTACTTTTTCGTCTGCCCGACGAATTATTTCGCTGAAGTTCTTGCTGATGCCGAAGTTGATGTCtactattattactttacacAT CGTACCAGCACCAGCCTTTGGGGTGAATGGATGGGAGTGATGCATGGAGATGAAATGGAGTATGTGTTTGGCCATCCCCTGAACATGTCCTTGCAGTACCATACTAGGGAACGAGACCTCGCTGCTCACATAATGCAGTCCTTTACAAGATTTGCGCTTACTGG CAAGCCTCACAAACCGGATGAGAAGTGGCCACTATACTCCCGGTCATCGCCTCATTACTACACATATACGGCTGACGGCCCCAGCGGACCTGCCGCCCCGCGGGGACCACGCGCGTCGGCTTGTGCATTCTGGAATGACTTCCTGCTAAAACTTGAtg AGTTGGAGCACGTACCATGTGATGGAGCTGTAACAGGGCCGTACAGTAGCGTCGCCGGCACTACTTTACCAATAGTGCTACTCACAACCCTTGCTACTACCGCGGCCCTCTAA